The Amblyomma americanum isolate KBUSLIRL-KWMA chromosome 6, ASM5285725v1, whole genome shotgun sequence genome has a window encoding:
- the LOC144095614 gene encoding uncharacterized protein LOC144095614: MSPATELVGAVADHMATRLPNPFDSDGAHVGEAVLSLPPAALLEAMVNGNETSQDDVPAQSPLLNSRPINEDELPVQEECLNASRRTVVVPNQSSSEGIPPTQTARTRAGGPRVAAVERTLAPELAARITAIEAEERRKEELHQLDVQLRRSQLAEQRLKVKMQRKLLSLDIQIRKKQLEAMQR, encoded by the exons ATGAGTCCGGCTACGGAACTGGTTGGCGCAGTTGCTGAccatatggcaacaagactgccaaacCCATTTGACAGTGACGGAGCCCACGTCGGCGAGGCAGTGCTGTCCCTGCCACCTGCTGCACTATTAGAGGCCATGGTAAATGGCAACGAAACAAGCCAAG ATGATGTTCCTGCACAGTCACCATTGCTGAACAGCCGACCCATAAACGAGGATGAACTTCCTGTTCAGGAAGAGTGCCTCAACGCAAGCAGACGAACAGTGGTCGTGCCAAATCAGAGCTCATCTGAAGGCATCCCACCAACACAAACTGCTCGCACGAGGGCAGGTGGCCCCCGTGTTGCTGCGGTAGAGCGGACGCTGGCTCCTGAACTAGCCGCCAGAATTACGGCTATTGAAGCTGAGGAGCGGCGCAAGGAAGAGCTGCACCAACTCGATGTGCAACTCCGCAGGAGCCAGCTGGCTGAGCAGCGGCTAAAAGTCAAAATGCAGCGCAAGCTGCTTTCTCTCGACATTCAAATTCGGAAAAAGCAGTTAGAAGCAATGCAGCGCTAA